From Streptomyces yatensis, one genomic window encodes:
- a CDS encoding glycoside hydrolase family 95 protein — MALAATTTTGLAAAGLPAGTAHAAEPARREKADRPLALWYREPAADWLSALPLGNGRLGAMVFGATETERLQLNADTLWAGGPHSYDNHKGLAALPRIRQLVFDGKWPEAETLINSDFLGVPGGQAQYQTIGSLLLSLPTAGAVTGYRRELDLDSAVATTTYTRDGVTFTREAFASAPDRVIVVRLSASRKGALSFGATFESPLHTSLSSPDPLTAALEGRGDATGGVDGAVGFRALVRVLAEGGTTTSAGGTVTVRGADAATVLVAIGTTYVTWENANGDAAGRAAADLNPAAGRPYGQLRGRHVEDHRALFRRTSLDLGSSDAAALPTDERVSRFGSGGDPQLVELHFQYGRYLLIAASRPGTQPATLQGIWNDLTSPPWGSKYTININTEMNYWPAAPANLLECWEPVFALLDELAVAGRSTARTQYGADGWVTHHNTDAWRGTAPVDGAFWGMWPMGGAWMSMAIWEHYRYTRDTGKLRTRYPVLKGAAQFFLDALVTDPATGALVTCPSVSPENAHHGGGGGSLCAGPTMDMQLLRDLFGAVASAADTLGTDAAFRDRVLAARGRLAPMKVGAQGQLQEWQQDWDAAAPEQQHRHVSHLYGLHPSNQISRTRTPELFTAARTTLVRRGDAGTGWSLAWKVNFWARLQEGDRSYKLLADLLTPERTAPNLFDLHPPFQIDGNFGACAGVTEWLLQSQHDELHLLPALPSQLPDGSVRGLLARGGFEVDISWRGGALGEARLTARAGGPARLRTAKDVRVTSGDAPVPTTRPEPGVTAFTANAGAVYVVRPA, encoded by the coding sequence ATGGCCCTGGCCGCCACGACCACCACGGGCCTCGCGGCCGCCGGCCTGCCCGCCGGGACGGCCCACGCCGCGGAGCCCGCCCGGCGCGAGAAGGCGGACCGGCCGCTGGCGCTGTGGTACCGCGAGCCCGCCGCCGACTGGCTGAGCGCCCTGCCACTGGGCAACGGGCGGCTCGGCGCGATGGTGTTCGGGGCCACGGAGACCGAGCGGCTGCAGCTCAACGCGGACACCCTCTGGGCGGGCGGGCCGCACAGCTACGACAACCACAAGGGCCTGGCCGCCCTGCCCCGCATCCGGCAGCTCGTCTTCGACGGCAAGTGGCCCGAGGCCGAGACGCTGATCAACTCCGATTTCCTCGGAGTGCCCGGCGGCCAGGCGCAGTACCAGACCATCGGCAGCCTCCTGCTGAGCCTGCCGACGGCCGGGGCGGTGACCGGCTACCGGCGGGAGCTGGACCTGGATTCGGCGGTGGCCACCACCACGTACACCCGCGACGGGGTGACGTTCACCCGTGAGGCGTTCGCCAGCGCTCCCGACCGCGTCATCGTCGTCCGGCTGTCGGCGTCCAGGAAGGGCGCGCTCTCCTTCGGCGCCACGTTCGAAAGCCCGCTGCACACCTCCCTGTCCTCGCCCGATCCCCTCACCGCCGCACTCGAAGGAAGGGGGGACGCCACGGGCGGGGTGGACGGCGCGGTGGGGTTCCGCGCGCTGGTGCGGGTGCTCGCCGAGGGCGGCACCACCACCAGCGCGGGCGGGACCGTGACCGTCCGGGGAGCCGACGCGGCGACCGTCCTGGTCGCCATCGGCACCACCTATGTGACCTGGGAGAACGCCAACGGTGACGCGGCGGGCCGGGCGGCCGCGGACCTCAACCCGGCGGCGGGCCGCCCGTACGGGCAGCTGCGCGGCCGCCATGTCGAGGACCACCGCGCGCTGTTCCGCCGTACCTCGCTGGACCTGGGCAGCAGCGACGCGGCGGCCCTGCCCACCGACGAGCGCGTCTCCCGCTTCGGCTCCGGCGGCGATCCGCAACTGGTCGAGCTGCACTTCCAGTACGGCCGCTATCTGCTCATCGCCGCCTCCCGCCCCGGCACCCAGCCGGCCACCCTCCAGGGCATCTGGAACGACCTGACGAGCCCGCCCTGGGGCTCGAAGTACACCATCAACATCAATACGGAGATGAACTACTGGCCGGCCGCCCCCGCCAACCTCCTGGAGTGCTGGGAGCCGGTCTTCGCCCTGCTCGACGAGCTGGCCGTGGCCGGGCGGTCGACGGCGCGCACCCAGTACGGCGCGGACGGCTGGGTCACCCACCACAACACCGACGCCTGGCGCGGCACGGCCCCCGTCGACGGCGCCTTCTGGGGCATGTGGCCCATGGGCGGCGCCTGGATGTCCATGGCCATCTGGGAGCACTACCGGTACACCCGCGACACGGGGAAACTGCGGACGCGCTACCCCGTCCTCAAGGGCGCGGCCCAGTTCTTCCTCGACGCGCTGGTGACCGACCCGGCCACCGGCGCGCTGGTCACCTGTCCCTCCGTCTCCCCGGAGAACGCCCACCACGGCGGGGGCGGCGGCTCGCTGTGCGCCGGGCCGACGATGGACATGCAGCTGCTGCGCGACCTGTTCGGCGCCGTGGCCTCGGCCGCCGACACCCTCGGCACCGACGCCGCCTTCCGGGACCGGGTGCTCGCCGCGCGCGGACGGCTCGCCCCCATGAAGGTCGGCGCGCAGGGCCAGCTGCAGGAGTGGCAGCAGGACTGGGACGCGGCCGCCCCCGAGCAGCAGCACCGCCATGTCTCCCATCTGTACGGGCTGCATCCGAGCAACCAGATCAGCCGGACCCGCACCCCGGAGCTCTTCACCGCGGCGCGCACCACCTTGGTGCGACGCGGTGACGCGGGCACCGGATGGTCACTCGCCTGGAAGGTCAACTTCTGGGCGCGCCTTCAGGAGGGAGACCGTTCGTACAAGCTGCTCGCCGATCTGCTCACCCCCGAGCGCACCGCCCCCAACCTCTTCGATCTGCATCCGCCGTTCCAGATCGACGGCAACTTCGGCGCCTGCGCCGGAGTGACCGAATGGCTGCTGCAGAGCCAGCACGACGAGCTGCATCTGCTGCCCGCCCTCCCGTCGCAACTGCCGGACGGAAGTGTGCGGGGCCTGCTGGCGCGGGGCGGATTCGAGGTGGACATCAGCTGGCGGGGCGGCGCGCTGGGCGAGGCGCGGCTGACGGCCCGGGCGGGAGGGCCGGCACGGCTGCGCACGGCGAAGGACGTGCGGGTGACCTCCGGGGACGCGCCCGTTCCCACGACCCGGCCGGAGCCGGGTGTCACGGCCTTCACCGCGAACGCGGGCGCCGTGTACGTGGTACGTCCCGCCTGA
- a CDS encoding 2-aminoethylphosphonate ABC transporter permease subunit: MAERISESRPRRAGAPKGRGLGGNAAPPRGSDRPRRRRGRSTAAQGTSTGASGAALSTPAKARPRAAVWAWAWALPPVGLLALVFLYPLALVVQQSVQPDTGGTSVQPYADVFASEAFREALWTTVWLAAASTAGCLVLGFVLALIIAFVPFPGARAAARFVDVFLSFPSFLITLALLFIYGSTGMANGLWADATGAGEGPFQFLTTPWGVLLAEITYFTPFVMRPLLAAFSQLDTAQLEAASSLGARAPRIIRQIILPEALPALAAGGSLVLVLCLNEFGIVLFTGAKGVTTLPMLVYGKAILESDYPGACVVAVVNVLISVGLYGLYRVVSRRAGA; this comes from the coding sequence ATGGCTGAGCGGATCAGCGAAAGCCGGCCACGGCGGGCAGGCGCCCCCAAGGGGCGCGGGCTGGGCGGAAATGCGGCTCCGCCGCGTGGGAGCGACCGGCCGCGACGGCGCCGCGGACGGTCGACGGCAGCTCAGGGCACGTCCACCGGAGCGTCTGGCGCGGCGCTGAGCACTCCGGCAAAGGCCCGGCCCCGTGCGGCCGTCTGGGCCTGGGCGTGGGCCCTGCCGCCCGTCGGCCTGCTCGCCCTGGTCTTCCTCTATCCGCTGGCCCTGGTCGTCCAGCAGTCCGTACAGCCCGACACCGGTGGCACCTCCGTCCAGCCGTATGCCGACGTCTTCGCCTCGGAGGCGTTCCGCGAGGCGCTGTGGACCACCGTATGGCTGGCGGCGGCCTCGACCGCCGGATGCCTGGTGCTCGGCTTCGTCCTGGCGCTGATCATCGCCTTCGTGCCCTTCCCGGGGGCGCGGGCGGCCGCACGCTTCGTCGATGTCTTCCTGTCCTTCCCGTCCTTCCTGATCACCCTCGCCCTGCTGTTCATCTATGGCTCGACCGGCATGGCCAACGGTCTGTGGGCGGATGCCACCGGCGCCGGCGAGGGGCCCTTCCAGTTCCTCACCACGCCCTGGGGCGTACTGCTCGCCGAGATCACGTACTTCACACCGTTCGTGATGCGGCCGCTGCTCGCCGCGTTCTCCCAGCTGGACACCGCGCAGCTGGAGGCGGCCAGTTCGCTCGGGGCCCGGGCGCCCCGGATCATCCGGCAGATCATCCTGCCCGAGGCGCTGCCCGCCCTCGCGGCGGGCGGCAGCCTGGTCCTGGTGCTGTGCCTCAACGAGTTCGGCATCGTGCTCTTCACCGGCGCCAAGGGCGTCACCACCCTGCCGATGCTGGTCTACGGCAAGGCCATCCTGGAGTCCGACTACCCGGGCGCCTGTGTGGTCGCCGTCGTCAACGTCCTGATCTCCGTGGGCCTCTACGGCCTCTACCGGGTGGTGAGCCGCCGTGCTGGTGCATAG
- a CDS encoding ABC transporter permease — MLVHSRRARWAVWGVFLILFLPLFALPLLVVLGASFATHWSGILPSGTTTANYQAATRGEALQALTTSLVTAVTASLLALAVGTWAALAAAGLKKRSRRVLDALFVLPVAVPSVVVGLAILVAFSQPPVLLNGTRWIVIAAHTVLVTAFAYQSVSAAITRLDPAYEQAAASLGARPATVLLRVKLPLLLPSLTAAVGLCFALSMGELSATMMLYPPDWTPLPVLIYAATDRGALFTGSAIAVVLMAATLLVLLAVSRIRTRASYR, encoded by the coding sequence GTGCTGGTGCATAGCCGCAGGGCGAGATGGGCCGTGTGGGGGGTCTTCCTGATCCTCTTCCTGCCCCTCTTCGCCCTCCCGCTCCTCGTCGTCCTCGGCGCCTCCTTCGCCACCCACTGGTCCGGCATCCTTCCCTCGGGGACTACCACCGCCAACTACCAGGCCGCCACCCGCGGCGAGGCCCTGCAGGCGCTCACCACCAGCCTGGTCACGGCGGTCACCGCGAGTCTGCTGGCGCTGGCCGTGGGCACCTGGGCCGCGCTCGCGGCGGCGGGGCTGAAGAAGCGGTCGCGCAGGGTGCTGGACGCCCTGTTCGTGCTGCCGGTCGCCGTGCCCTCCGTCGTCGTCGGCCTGGCGATCCTGGTGGCCTTCTCCCAGCCGCCGGTGCTTCTCAACGGCACCCGCTGGATCGTCATCGCCGCGCACACCGTCCTGGTCACCGCCTTCGCCTACCAGTCGGTGTCCGCCGCGATCACCCGTCTGGACCCGGCGTACGAGCAGGCGGCGGCCTCGCTCGGGGCCCGCCCCGCCACCGTTCTCCTGCGGGTGAAGCTGCCGCTGCTGCTGCCGTCCCTGACCGCGGCCGTCGGCCTCTGTTTCGCCCTGTCCATGGGCGAGTTGAGCGCCACGATGATGCTCTACCCGCCCGACTGGACCCCGCTGCCGGTCCTGATCTACGCCGCCACCGACCGCGGCGCCCTGTTCACCGGCTCCGCGATCGCCGTGGTCCTGATGGCGGCGACCCTGCTGGTGCTGCTCGCCGTCTCCCGGATCCGCACCCGCGCCTCCTACCGCTGA
- a CDS encoding alpha-mannosidase, with protein sequence MHDDRHAVEERIAKFLAERLRPALYGDRVPLEVAAWHIPGEPVPVADALRAEYRPFVTGDSWGGPWSTTWFRATATVPERWAGRRVEALFDLGFDLSRGPGGQAEGLVHDADGTPLQGLHPHNRSVPLTLRAVGGERVCLLVEAAANPPIVGGAGIGTHYGHRLTAGEEDLYRLHRADLVVREEDVWQLIHDMEVLDELMRELPLGLPRRHEILRALQRAVDSVPPRRVAAGAAAARAILRPVLDRRAHDSAHTIAAVGHAHIDAAWLWPLRETVRKCARTFSTMASLAEEYPELVFACSSAQSYAWMRDHQPYVFERIKKAVADGNWAPVGGMWVEADGNLPGGEALARQLVHGRRFFAEELGVETDGVWLPDSFGYTAAYPQLAALAGARWFLTQKLSWNETNKLPHHTFWWEGIDGTRIFTHFPPVDTCDATLSGAELAHAAATYAEKGAGTRSLAPFGFGDGAGGGGPTREMLEKARRLADLEGSPRVGLQSPSDFFREAREEYPDAPVWRGELYLETHRGTYTSQARTKRGNRRSEALLREAELWAATAAVRTGEPYPYETLDALWKQVLLHQCHDILPGTAISWVHEQAEQTYRAIHRGLERIVARAAGTPDTTAPLAVLNAAPHARREVVRLDAPPATGGPVQKLSDGRYAVLAQAPALGAAVLGTGTADQAPVTARPAEAGGYVLDNGALTVHIDRDGLVRSAYDHDRRREAIAPGGAGNLLQLHPDDPVRWSAWNLDAQYRNTHRDLDTATAVRLEDEGPLLARVRVERTTGRSVVVQRLSLAAGSRILEVDTDIDWREEDTVLKAAWPLDVHAERLASEIQFGHVERPTHENTSWDAARFEAWAHRWVHVGEHGWGAALLTDSTYGHDVSRLTREDGGTTTTLRLTLLRGPHSPDPHADRGRHRFRYALYPGADIGDAVAGGYAFSLPLRPAGPRLTGPPLVAVDDPGVVVEAVKLADDRSGDVVVRLYESRGGRVRTTLTAGFAVERVHVTDLMEHPTAELAHGQGVLDLTLRPFQILTLRLARGAS encoded by the coding sequence ATGCACGACGACCGCCACGCCGTGGAAGAGCGCATCGCGAAGTTCCTCGCCGAGCGCCTGCGACCGGCGCTGTACGGCGACCGCGTCCCGCTGGAGGTCGCCGCCTGGCACATCCCGGGGGAGCCGGTGCCGGTGGCCGACGCGCTGCGCGCCGAGTACCGGCCGTTCGTCACCGGTGACAGCTGGGGCGGCCCGTGGTCGACCACCTGGTTCCGCGCCACCGCCACGGTTCCCGAACGGTGGGCGGGCCGCCGGGTGGAGGCCCTGTTCGACCTCGGCTTCGATCTCTCCCGCGGCCCCGGAGGCCAGGCCGAGGGCCTGGTCCACGACGCCGACGGCACCCCGCTGCAGGGCCTGCACCCCCACAACCGCTCGGTGCCACTGACCCTCCGCGCCGTCGGCGGCGAGCGGGTGTGCCTGCTCGTCGAGGCCGCCGCCAATCCGCCCATCGTCGGCGGCGCGGGCATCGGCACCCACTACGGCCACCGGCTCACCGCGGGCGAGGAGGACCTGTACCGGCTGCACCGTGCCGACCTGGTGGTCCGCGAGGAGGACGTCTGGCAGCTCATCCACGACATGGAGGTGCTGGACGAGCTGATGCGCGAACTGCCCCTCGGGCTGCCGCGCCGCCACGAGATCCTGCGCGCGCTCCAGCGGGCCGTGGACAGCGTGCCCCCGCGCCGCGTCGCCGCGGGCGCCGCGGCGGCCCGCGCGATCCTGCGCCCGGTCCTGGACCGGCGCGCCCACGACTCCGCGCACACCATCGCCGCCGTGGGCCACGCCCATATCGACGCCGCCTGGCTGTGGCCGCTGCGCGAGACCGTGCGCAAGTGCGCCCGGACGTTCTCCACCATGGCCTCGCTTGCCGAGGAGTACCCGGAGCTGGTCTTCGCCTGTTCCTCCGCCCAGAGTTACGCCTGGATGCGCGACCACCAGCCGTACGTCTTCGAGCGGATCAAGAAGGCGGTGGCCGACGGCAACTGGGCACCGGTCGGCGGCATGTGGGTCGAGGCCGACGGCAATCTGCCCGGCGGCGAGGCCCTGGCGCGTCAGCTCGTCCACGGCCGGCGCTTCTTCGCCGAGGAACTCGGCGTGGAGACCGACGGCGTCTGGCTGCCCGACTCCTTCGGCTACACCGCCGCCTACCCGCAGCTGGCCGCGCTCGCGGGCGCCCGCTGGTTCCTCACCCAGAAGCTGTCCTGGAACGAGACCAACAAGCTGCCCCACCACACCTTCTGGTGGGAGGGGATCGACGGCACCCGGATCTTCACCCACTTCCCGCCCGTGGACACCTGCGACGCCACCCTGTCCGGCGCCGAGCTGGCCCACGCCGCCGCCACATACGCCGAGAAGGGCGCGGGCACCCGCTCCCTGGCCCCCTTCGGCTTCGGCGACGGCGCGGGCGGGGGCGGGCCCACCCGCGAGATGCTGGAGAAGGCCCGGCGCCTGGCCGACCTCGAAGGCTCGCCACGGGTCGGCCTCCAGTCGCCGTCGGACTTCTTCCGCGAGGCCCGCGAGGAGTACCCCGACGCGCCCGTGTGGCGCGGCGAGCTGTATCTGGAGACCCACCGCGGCACCTACACCAGCCAGGCCCGCACCAAGCGCGGAAACCGGCGCAGCGAGGCCCTGCTGCGCGAGGCCGAGCTGTGGGCGGCGACCGCCGCCGTGCGCACCGGCGAGCCCTATCCGTACGAGACGCTCGACGCGCTGTGGAAGCAGGTGCTGCTCCACCAGTGCCACGACATCCTCCCCGGCACCGCCATCTCCTGGGTCCACGAGCAGGCCGAGCAGACCTACCGCGCCATCCACCGCGGCCTGGAGCGGATCGTGGCCCGCGCCGCGGGCACCCCGGACACCACGGCACCCCTCGCCGTCCTCAACGCCGCCCCGCACGCCCGGCGCGAGGTGGTCCGCCTGGACGCGCCGCCCGCCACCGGCGGCCCGGTGCAGAAGCTGTCCGACGGCCGGTACGCCGTGCTCGCCCAGGCCCCCGCGCTCGGTGCCGCCGTCCTCGGCACCGGCACCGCCGACCAGGCGCCGGTCACCGCCCGCCCCGCCGAAGCGGGCGGATACGTGCTGGACAACGGCGCGCTGACGGTCCATATCGACCGCGATGGGCTGGTCCGCTCCGCATACGACCACGACCGCCGCAGGGAGGCCATCGCGCCCGGTGGCGCCGGAAACCTGCTGCAGCTCCACCCCGACGATCCGGTGCGCTGGAGCGCCTGGAACCTGGACGCCCAGTACCGCAACACCCACCGCGACCTGGACACCGCGACCGCCGTCCGGCTCGAGGACGAGGGCCCGCTGCTGGCCCGTGTCCGGGTGGAGCGCACCACCGGCCGGTCTGTCGTCGTGCAGCGCCTCAGCCTGGCCGCGGGCAGCCGGATCCTGGAGGTCGACACGGACATCGACTGGCGGGAGGAGGACACCGTCCTCAAGGCCGCCTGGCCGCTGGACGTGCACGCCGAACGCCTCGCGTCCGAGATCCAGTTCGGCCATGTCGAGCGGCCCACCCACGAGAACACCAGCTGGGACGCCGCCCGCTTCGAGGCGTGGGCGCACCGCTGGGTCCACGTCGGCGAACACGGCTGGGGCGCGGCCCTGCTCACCGACTCCACCTACGGGCACGACGTCAGCCGCCTCACCCGCGAGGACGGCGGAACGACCACCACCCTCCGGCTCACCCTGCTGCGCGGCCCGCACAGCCCCGACCCCCATGCCGACCGGGGCCGGCACCGCTTCCGCTACGCGCTGTACCCCGGCGCCGACATCGGCGACGCCGTGGCCGGGGGATACGCGTTCAGCCTCCCGCTGCGCCCCGCCGGCCCCCGGCTCACCGGACCGCCGCTGGTCGCGGTGGACGATCCGGGCGTCGTGGTGGAGGCGGTCAAGCTCGCCGACGACCGCTCCGGCGACGTCGTGGTCCGGCTCTACGAGTCGCGAGGCGGCCGGGTGCGCACCACCCTGACCGCCGGATTCGCCGTCGAACGCGTCCACGTCACCGACCTGATGGAGCATCCCACGGCCGAACTGGCTCACGGCCAGGGCGTGTTGGACCTGACCTTGCGCCCGTTCCAGATCCTGACCCTCCGGCTGGCGCGCGGGGCGTCGTGA
- a CDS encoding 2-aminoethylphosphonate ABC transporter substrate-binding protein yields the protein MPANVRKPLAALCVLALPLTACGGNTAASDEKVVTVYSADGLKGEKGDGWYDRIFKDFQKETGIKVKYVEGGSGEMVQRATREKFNPQADVLVTLPPFIQQADTKGLLQKYTPKGAEQVGGADKAAGGTWTAVVNNYFGFVRNTKKVKQAPATWEDLLDGSYRNKLQYSTPGVAGDGTAVLIKAMHDFGGEKPAMEYLAGLQKNNVGPAASTGKLAPKVDKGELLVANGDVQMNYAQSKSMPNLGIWFPARGSGKPTTFALPYAAGLVTKAPHTANGRKLLDYMLSRTAQKQVSEVGGGFTARQDIKATDANATALTQLMDGVEVFQPDWNDIQKNLPSYIDAWKSATDS from the coding sequence ATGCCCGCAAACGTCCGCAAGCCGCTCGCCGCCCTCTGTGTCCTCGCCCTCCCGCTGACCGCCTGCGGCGGCAACACCGCCGCCTCCGACGAGAAGGTCGTCACCGTCTACAGCGCCGACGGCCTCAAGGGCGAGAAGGGCGACGGCTGGTACGACCGGATCTTCAAGGACTTCCAGAAGGAGACCGGTATCAAGGTGAAGTACGTCGAGGGCGGCTCCGGGGAGATGGTGCAGCGCGCCACCCGTGAGAAGTTCAATCCGCAGGCCGACGTCCTGGTCACCCTCCCGCCGTTCATCCAGCAGGCCGACACCAAGGGCCTGCTGCAGAAGTACACCCCGAAGGGCGCCGAGCAGGTCGGCGGCGCCGACAAGGCCGCGGGCGGCACCTGGACGGCCGTGGTCAACAACTACTTCGGCTTCGTGCGCAACACCAAGAAGGTGAAGCAGGCCCCCGCCACCTGGGAGGACCTGCTCGACGGGAGCTACAGGAACAAGCTCCAGTACTCCACCCCGGGCGTCGCCGGGGACGGCACCGCCGTCCTCATCAAGGCCATGCACGACTTCGGCGGCGAGAAGCCCGCCATGGAGTACCTGGCCGGGCTGCAGAAGAACAACGTCGGCCCGGCCGCCTCCACCGGCAAGCTGGCGCCCAAGGTCGACAAGGGCGAACTGCTCGTCGCCAACGGCGACGTCCAGATGAACTACGCCCAGTCCAAGTCCATGCCGAACCTCGGCATCTGGTTCCCGGCCCGCGGCAGCGGCAAGCCCACCACCTTCGCCCTGCCGTACGCGGCCGGTCTGGTCACCAAGGCCCCGCACACCGCGAACGGCAGGAAGCTCCTGGACTACATGCTGAGCCGCACGGCCCAGAAGCAGGTCAGCGAGGTCGGTGGCGGCTTCACGGCCCGTCAGGACATCAAGGCCACCGACGCCAACGCCACCGCGCTCACCCAGCTGATGGACGGCGTGGAGGTCTTCCAGCCCGACTGGAACGACATCCAGAAGAACCTCCCCTCCTACATCGACGCCTGGAAGTCGGCCACCGACAGCTGA
- a CDS encoding ROK family protein, whose amino-acid sequence MNPPYQDASGLPEEDRRLLQHWVAEGGSRAVRAAVVLLAAQGLRNAEIARRLEVSRQTVGNWRQRFDASGVAGLRERPRPGRPSIIDEAEVITRTVLAPDGRGASRAVARELGYSHAAVAAIRQRWRVTPGNATVPAVPTRPPLPRAEVWVLGLYLDTHRALLLVGTRPAAPERHHGAPPGGSPGADVIAAVDAAVEAALKAPSSPAPGERRGQDRLAGYLAEARRRHPGASLHAITLWDTGEGGPSSQRCARGGVVHHALPVRTTWRTFLRAMVGLDCTRHPESSHRVYLDLAAALTRSADRPGTARERQPVRWLREPIATHFADASRAGGEQRRESWGGANQIDLGSFNECVVIEAVRLAGTITRGEISHRTGLTQQSVSRISRSLLHRGILVEDDRRQATSGKPRTPVRLRGDAGHALGIHVDPEVLTAVVVDLDGAIVRSRTEPVAQTASPDQLVDHIARLGRGVLSAAGGAVRPGGFLGIGVATPGPVDVASGTVLDPPLLSVWRDVPLLYMLKDRFRCPIVMEKDSSAAAIGERWIGRNRRARDFVYLYLGTGVGAGLFLGGDIHRGVSANAGEFGQLCAVALERVDADGRPEILPECNPPVSIPETAARLGMVLGPRAAHDPREAHRVVSAAAGAGDPVAEKAVRQVAGAIGRGALSLVDLLDIDLVVLGGPFFTDGVADLYTAEISRIVNDFPTARRLRRVDVERSVLSREAAAVGAASTIFHATFTPRLAGRPAPTRR is encoded by the coding sequence GTGAACCCGCCGTACCAGGACGCCTCGGGATTGCCCGAGGAGGACCGCAGGCTGCTGCAGCACTGGGTGGCGGAGGGCGGTTCGCGCGCGGTCCGCGCCGCCGTCGTCCTGCTCGCCGCCCAGGGGCTGCGCAACGCCGAGATCGCCCGGCGGCTCGAGGTCTCCCGGCAGACGGTGGGCAACTGGCGGCAGCGCTTCGACGCCTCCGGCGTGGCGGGCCTGCGGGAGCGCCCACGGCCCGGGCGGCCCAGCATCATCGACGAGGCCGAGGTCATCACCCGTACGGTGCTGGCACCCGACGGCCGCGGCGCCTCCCGCGCGGTCGCCCGGGAACTCGGCTACAGCCACGCGGCCGTCGCCGCGATCCGCCAGCGCTGGCGGGTCACGCCCGGCAACGCCACCGTCCCCGCCGTGCCCACCCGTCCCCCGCTCCCGCGGGCCGAGGTGTGGGTGCTCGGCCTGTATCTGGACACCCACCGGGCGCTGCTGCTCGTCGGCACCCGCCCGGCCGCCCCCGAGCGCCACCACGGCGCCCCGCCGGGCGGCTCTCCCGGCGCCGATGTCATCGCCGCCGTCGACGCGGCGGTGGAGGCCGCGCTGAAGGCCCCGTCGTCCCCGGCGCCGGGGGAGCGGCGTGGCCAGGACCGGCTGGCCGGATACCTGGCCGAGGCCCGGCGCCGCCACCCCGGCGCCTCGCTGCACGCCATCACCCTGTGGGACACCGGGGAGGGCGGGCCCTCGTCCCAGCGGTGTGCCCGGGGCGGGGTGGTCCACCACGCCCTTCCGGTGCGCACCACCTGGCGCACCTTCCTGCGGGCCATGGTCGGCCTGGACTGCACCCGGCACCCGGAGTCCTCGCACCGCGTCTACCTCGACCTGGCCGCCGCCCTCACGCGCTCCGCGGACCGGCCCGGCACCGCCCGCGAGCGGCAGCCCGTGCGCTGGCTAAGGGAACCCATCGCCACCCACTTCGCCGACGCCTCCCGGGCCGGTGGCGAGCAGCGCCGGGAGTCCTGGGGCGGCGCGAACCAGATCGACCTCGGCTCGTTCAACGAGTGCGTGGTCATCGAGGCGGTGCGGCTGGCCGGGACCATCACCCGTGGCGAGATCTCGCACCGCACCGGCCTCACCCAGCAGTCGGTCTCCCGGATCTCGCGATCGCTGCTGCACCGCGGCATCCTGGTCGAGGACGACCGGCGGCAGGCCACCTCCGGCAAGCCGCGCACCCCGGTGCGGCTGCGCGGTGACGCCGGGCACGCGCTGGGCATCCATGTCGACCCCGAGGTGCTGACGGCGGTCGTGGTCGACCTCGACGGCGCCATCGTGCGCAGCCGTACGGAACCCGTCGCGCAGACCGCGAGCCCGGACCAGCTCGTCGACCACATCGCCCGGCTGGGCCGCGGGGTGCTGTCCGCCGCCGGTGGCGCGGTGCGGCCCGGGGGATTCCTCGGCATCGGCGTGGCCACCCCGGGACCCGTCGACGTGGCCTCCGGCACCGTCCTCGACCCGCCGCTGCTGTCGGTGTGGCGGGACGTGCCGCTGCTCTACATGCTCAAGGACCGCTTCCGCTGCCCCATCGTCATGGAGAAGGACTCCTCCGCCGCGGCCATCGGGGAGCGGTGGATCGGGCGCAACCGGCGCGCCCGCGACTTCGTGTACCTCTACCTCGGCACCGGCGTCGGCGCCGGGCTCTTCCTGGGCGGCGACATCCACCGCGGAGTCAGCGCCAACGCGGGGGAGTTCGGCCAGCTGTGCGCCGTCGCCCTGGAACGGGTCGACGCGGACGGACGGCCGGAGATCCTGCCCGAGTGCAATCCGCCGGTGTCCATCCCCGAGACGGCCGCCCGGCTCGGCATGGTCCTCGGCCCGCGCGCCGCGCACGACCCGCGCGAGGCCCACCGGGTGGTGAGCGCGGCGGCGGGGGCCGGTGACCCGGTCGCCGAGAAGGCCGTGCGCCAGGTGGCCGGGGCGATCGGCAGGGGCGCCCTGTCCCTGGTGGACCTGCTGGACATCGACCTGGTCGTGCTCGGCGGGCCGTTCTTCACCGACGGGGTCGCCGACCTCTACACGGCCGAGATCTCCCGTATCGTCAACGACTTCCCGACCGCCAGACGGCTGCGCCGGGTCGATGTGGAACGGTCCGTGCTCAGCCGCGAGGCCGCCGCCGTCGGCGCCGCGTCGACCATCTTCCACGCCACGTTCACACCCCGGCTGGCGGGCCGCCCCGCGCCCACGAGGCGGTGA